The proteins below are encoded in one region of Fibrella aestuarina BUZ 2:
- a CDS encoding NUDIX hydrolase: MNAYNHPAIQYYQDVSEQCIHYLSIDGVIFGFHENQLKVLLLRWKGTTEWSLPGGFIRKTESVDVAAQRVVRERTGLDELYLQQFHVFGEAERYDQADTWARTKLPIQQVNWSERTISIGYYALVEYSKVVPTPDFLTEECCWWNVDDIPPLLFDHNHIVAVALSSLRRQFADQPISHLLPSAFTVPELQRLHETILGQPLDARNFYKKLMASGTLERLSERRAGTPHKAPYLYRFKPTDI, from the coding sequence ATGAATGCGTATAACCATCCGGCTATTCAGTATTACCAGGACGTCTCGGAACAGTGCATCCATTACCTATCCATCGACGGGGTCATTTTTGGCTTTCACGAGAATCAGTTGAAGGTGCTGTTGCTCCGCTGGAAAGGCACTACCGAATGGAGCCTGCCGGGTGGCTTTATCCGCAAAACTGAGTCGGTGGATGTGGCGGCGCAGCGGGTGGTGCGCGAGCGAACGGGCCTCGACGAACTGTATTTACAGCAATTCCATGTGTTTGGCGAGGCCGAGCGGTATGATCAGGCCGATACCTGGGCGCGTACCAAACTGCCCATACAGCAGGTCAACTGGTCGGAACGAACCATTTCGATCGGGTATTACGCGCTGGTCGAGTACTCGAAAGTGGTCCCTACGCCCGACTTCCTGACGGAGGAATGCTGCTGGTGGAACGTCGACGACATCCCGCCGCTGCTCTTCGACCATAATCATATTGTGGCGGTAGCGTTGTCGTCGTTGCGCAGGCAGTTCGCCGATCAGCCGATCAGCCATTTGCTTCCCTCCGCTTTTACGGTTCCCGAGTTGCAGCGCCTGCACGAAACCATTCTGGGACAACCGCTGGATGCGCGCAATTTCTACAAGAAACTGATGGCCTCAGGTACGTTGGAACGCCTGTCGGAGCGGCGGGCCGGCACGCCTCACAAAGCCCCGTATCTGTACCGCTTCAAACCGACTGACATCTAA
- a CDS encoding alpha/beta hydrolase: MKKKLFAALCLFALPLLGICAKVDTIDVPSARMNRTLRAAVVLPEQYVKAKKRDARAFPVLYLLHGGSGSFRDWLTKTPDKTLLHRLADQYNLIIVTPDGDPTSYYFDSPLVPASQFETFISSELIQKIDATYRTIREKKGRVIAGLSMGGHGALFISSRHPDLYAAAGSMSGVMNINTATWKVPADFAKSRADNFVKLLGPPATGDAPYPGYTMVTLADKLKANGLPLILDIGVDDFLINGNRDLHQQLMANQTPHDYTERPGAHTWEYWGNALPYQVLFFSKILAIN; this comes from the coding sequence ATGAAAAAGAAGTTATTCGCTGCGCTCTGTCTCTTTGCGTTACCTCTTTTGGGCATCTGCGCCAAGGTCGATACCATCGACGTACCCAGCGCCCGGATGAACCGTACGTTGCGGGCGGCGGTGGTATTGCCGGAGCAGTACGTGAAGGCAAAAAAACGCGATGCCCGCGCCTTCCCGGTGCTGTACCTGCTTCATGGCGGGAGTGGCAGCTTCCGCGACTGGCTTACCAAAACGCCCGACAAAACGCTGCTCCACCGCCTGGCCGACCAGTATAACCTGATCATTGTAACGCCCGACGGTGACCCCACCAGCTACTACTTTGACAGCCCGCTGGTGCCAGCGAGCCAGTTCGAGACGTTCATTTCGAGCGAACTGATTCAGAAAATTGACGCGACCTACCGCACCATTCGCGAGAAGAAAGGGCGCGTGATTGCGGGGCTGAGCATGGGCGGCCACGGTGCCCTGTTCATTTCGAGCCGCCACCCCGACCTGTATGCCGCCGCCGGGAGCATGAGCGGGGTGATGAACATCAACACGGCCACCTGGAAGGTCCCCGCCGACTTCGCCAAATCGCGGGCCGATAATTTTGTCAAACTACTGGGCCCACCAGCTACGGGCGACGCGCCATACCCCGGCTACACGATGGTGACGCTGGCCGACAAGCTCAAGGCCAACGGCCTGCCGCTCATTCTCGACATTGGCGTAGATGATTTCCTTATCAACGGCAACCGGGACCTGCATCAGCAATTGATGGCCAACCAGACGCCCCACGACTATACCGAGCGGCCCGGCGCTCATACCTGGGAGTACTGGGGCAATGCTCTGCCGTATCAGGTACTTTTTTTTAGTAAGATTCTGGCTATCAACTGA
- a CDS encoding TonB-dependent receptor gives MNKRLLLSLFWVLLIGLFTERALAQTTQASISGIITDNKRAPLPGATIQVRNESTGFTTGTVTNAQGEYLLKELPLGGPYTVKITFVGYGDQIRSGYTVNQGDAIKINLPMQETGQDLEVVSVVASGLKNKTDNFGAATAINAKTLVTLPVNGRNFTQLVNLSPLSASNGTLSGQLGSSTNFTIDGMTAKNPTSAGSTTSRSGAPYSISIEAVREFKVITNQYDVVYGRAGGGIVSAVTKAGTNQLSGSVFNYTRANWLSSKYDIRGNLRNVPFSTNQFGFSLGGPIIKDKLHYYMVWDHQQDSRPLIIADVQTPLDESRFNVTRSTLDRFVDIARSKYGVANSQQYGTFPRNRGTDAGFLRLDWQINRNNLLTIRDNYTNDRNKQGLADNTAINLYESYGNDYNVDNSLLATLRTTITPQITNELKLQHLYTYQKSSPGDQLPEANIPRNIVENVTSTVDGRTLSTNIQTGGHRFAQEGFTNNVLQLVDNFYYNTDKVQYTFGLDLMYTNAKSLYGSEVNGRFHYNATTNPTVSALDNFNNLQPYRYYREVPLVSDPTVIGNTLNAGLYGQLTTQLATGLELTAGLRFDYAHYPKAQFNQVVFDDLGLRTDNPIKSFIAQPRLQINWDVNGEHRNFIRFGAGVFASDINNYMLINNLTFDGKHYATVDVRAPNVPTPDFAAYRSNYANIPTLAAFQVPTINMTGPDAKVPVLYKANISYSRFLTDKLKVGIAGYMSLGRNNYMYVDRNMVADPFFRLPNEDNRGVYVPLDKMPTSGVGDWQQGRISNRLGRVLELNSEGRVNQYAVVADATWQYFRDGEITASYTWNDTRDNVSYNGNVANTATLSLPVKDDPRNLSQMTYSDNHFRSKVVFYGTLPSVWGITLGVRYSGIGGTRYSLLSGANTNADFVATNDLAFVFDRNGENVPANVKAGLQALLDNPDASPSLKNYINAYSGRIAERNGGINDFYGVFDIRLLKRFRLGRTRAIEVSGDIFNFANFLNRNWGVNRSLGSQALYALGIPAANGAAAVPGFSQSTRSFNYRVNNTGAVTPSGDPFQVQIGLRYSF, from the coding sequence ATGAACAAACGTCTTCTTTTAAGCCTCTTTTGGGTATTGCTGATCGGTCTGTTTACCGAGCGCGCGCTTGCCCAAACCACACAGGCGTCCATTTCGGGTATCATCACCGACAACAAACGGGCTCCCCTACCGGGTGCCACGATTCAGGTCCGTAACGAATCGACCGGCTTTACAACCGGGACCGTCACCAATGCGCAGGGCGAATACCTACTAAAAGAACTGCCGCTGGGTGGCCCCTATACGGTTAAGATTACGTTCGTTGGCTACGGCGATCAGATCCGGTCGGGCTACACGGTCAACCAGGGCGACGCCATCAAAATCAACCTGCCGATGCAGGAGACCGGCCAAGATCTGGAGGTGGTGTCGGTAGTAGCTTCAGGGCTCAAAAACAAAACCGACAACTTCGGCGCGGCCACGGCCATCAACGCCAAAACGCTGGTAACGCTGCCTGTCAACGGCCGGAATTTCACCCAGTTGGTGAACCTCTCGCCCCTGAGCGCCAGCAACGGTACGCTCTCGGGACAGCTGGGCTCATCGACCAACTTCACCATTGACGGCATGACGGCCAAAAACCCCACCTCGGCGGGGTCGACCACCAGCCGCAGCGGCGCGCCTTACTCGATTTCCATCGAAGCCGTGCGGGAGTTTAAGGTGATTACCAACCAGTATGACGTAGTGTATGGCCGGGCCGGGGGCGGTATCGTGAGCGCCGTGACCAAGGCAGGTACCAACCAGCTGTCGGGTAGCGTATTCAACTACACCCGCGCCAACTGGCTGTCGAGCAAATACGACATCCGGGGTAACCTGCGGAACGTCCCGTTCTCGACCAACCAGTTTGGTTTCTCGCTGGGTGGACCCATCATCAAAGACAAGCTACATTATTACATGGTCTGGGATCATCAGCAGGATTCGCGCCCGCTGATCATTGCCGACGTGCAGACGCCGCTTGATGAAAGCCGCTTCAACGTGACCCGCAGCACGCTCGACCGCTTTGTCGACATTGCCCGCTCGAAATACGGCGTGGCCAATTCACAACAGTACGGTACGTTTCCCCGGAACCGTGGAACGGATGCCGGCTTTTTACGGCTCGACTGGCAGATTAACCGCAACAACCTGCTGACCATCCGCGACAATTATACCAACGACCGCAACAAGCAGGGCCTGGCCGACAACACCGCGATCAACCTCTACGAATCGTACGGGAATGATTACAACGTGGATAACAGCCTGCTGGCTACGCTCCGCACGACGATTACGCCGCAGATTACCAACGAGTTAAAGCTGCAACACCTGTATACCTACCAGAAAAGCAGCCCCGGCGACCAACTCCCGGAAGCCAACATTCCCCGCAACATCGTGGAGAACGTAACCTCGACGGTTGACGGGCGCACACTGTCGACGAATATCCAGACGGGCGGCCACCGCTTTGCGCAGGAAGGCTTCACCAACAACGTGCTGCAACTGGTCGATAACTTCTACTACAACACCGACAAGGTGCAGTATACGTTTGGCCTCGACCTGATGTACACCAATGCCAAGTCGCTGTATGGCAGCGAGGTAAACGGCCGGTTCCACTACAACGCAACGACCAACCCGACGGTGTCGGCCCTCGACAACTTCAACAACCTGCAACCGTACCGCTACTACCGCGAGGTGCCGCTGGTGTCTGACCCGACGGTGATAGGCAACACGCTCAACGCGGGTCTGTATGGTCAGTTGACAACACAGTTGGCTACGGGCCTGGAACTGACCGCCGGGCTGCGCTTCGATTACGCCCATTACCCCAAAGCCCAGTTTAACCAGGTAGTATTCGACGACCTGGGCCTGCGCACCGACAACCCCATCAAGTCGTTCATTGCCCAGCCGCGCCTGCAGATCAACTGGGACGTAAACGGCGAACACCGCAACTTTATCCGGTTCGGGGCCGGGGTGTTCGCGTCGGACATCAACAACTACATGCTGATCAACAACCTCACCTTCGATGGCAAGCACTACGCCACCGTTGACGTGCGGGCTCCGAACGTACCCACGCCCGACTTCGCGGCCTACCGGAGCAATTACGCAAACATTCCGACGCTCGCGGCGTTCCAGGTGCCGACGATCAACATGACGGGCCCGGATGCCAAAGTGCCGGTGCTTTATAAGGCGAACATTTCCTACTCGCGCTTCCTGACCGACAAACTGAAGGTGGGCATCGCGGGCTACATGTCGCTGGGTCGCAACAACTACATGTATGTTGACCGCAACATGGTGGCTGATCCGTTCTTCCGGCTGCCCAACGAAGATAACCGGGGCGTTTATGTCCCCCTCGACAAAATGCCTACCAGTGGTGTCGGTGACTGGCAGCAGGGTCGCATCAGCAATCGGCTGGGCCGCGTGCTGGAGTTGAACAGCGAAGGCCGCGTGAACCAGTATGCCGTCGTAGCTGATGCCACCTGGCAGTACTTCCGCGACGGCGAGATCACGGCCAGCTATACCTGGAACGACACCCGCGACAACGTCTCGTACAACGGGAACGTCGCCAACACGGCCACGCTGTCGCTGCCCGTGAAGGACGACCCGCGCAACCTGAGCCAGATGACCTACTCCGATAATCACTTCCGCAGCAAGGTTGTGTTCTACGGTACGTTGCCGTCGGTATGGGGCATCACACTCGGGGTACGTTACTCGGGCATCGGTGGCACGCGCTACTCGCTGCTGTCGGGGGCCAACACCAATGCCGACTTTGTGGCGACCAACGATCTGGCTTTTGTCTTTGACCGGAACGGCGAGAACGTACCGGCCAACGTCAAAGCGGGGTTGCAGGCCCTGCTCGACAATCCCGACGCCAGCCCCAGCCTGAAGAACTATATCAACGCCTACTCAGGCCGCATTGCCGAGCGAAATGGGGGTATCAATGATTTTTACGGCGTATTCGACATCCGGCTGCTGAAGCGGTTCCGCCTGGGCCGCACCCGCGCCATCGAAGTGTCGGGCGACATCTTCAACTTCGCCAACTTCCTCAACCGCAACTGGGGTGTCAACCGGTCGCTGGGCTCGCAGGCCCTGTACGCGCTGGGTATTCCGGCAGCCAACGGAGCCGCTGCCGTTCCGGGTTTCAGCCAGTCTACCCGCAGCTTCAATTACCGGGTGAATAACACCGGAGCCGTAACACCTTCCGGCGACCCGTTCCAGGTGCAGATCGGTTTGCGGTATAGTTTTTAA
- a CDS encoding glycerophosphodiester phosphodiesterase family protein, protein MKTLIISLLLLGTQPLLAQTKLDRQGHRGTRGLMPENTIPAMKKALDLGVQTLELDVVSSKDKQVVVSHDPYMAADITLKPDGTPVTAAEQKQINLYQLTYAQIKSYDVGRKPHPQFAQQQKMAAYKPLLGELIDSVEAYARQKGLPLPNYNIEIKSSPATDNVYHPTPAEFVPMVMEICEQKQLGRRFNIQSFDARPLQLIHQQYPTVRLAYLTGNAKSVDENLAVLGFKPQVYSPYYKGVTAETVKTCHEQGMTIIPWTVNTKAEIDSLVQLGVDGIITDYPNLF, encoded by the coding sequence ATGAAAACACTCATCATAAGCCTGTTGCTACTGGGTACGCAGCCGCTGCTGGCCCAAACCAAACTTGATCGGCAGGGGCACCGGGGCACGCGGGGGCTGATGCCCGAAAACACCATTCCGGCGATGAAAAAAGCGCTCGATCTGGGCGTGCAGACCCTGGAACTGGATGTGGTCAGTTCTAAAGACAAACAGGTGGTTGTCTCGCACGACCCCTATATGGCCGCCGATATTACGCTGAAACCCGATGGTACGCCCGTAACGGCCGCCGAGCAGAAGCAGATCAACCTGTACCAGCTTACCTACGCGCAGATCAAGTCGTACGACGTGGGCCGCAAACCCCATCCGCAGTTTGCTCAGCAGCAGAAAATGGCGGCCTACAAACCGTTGCTCGGCGAACTGATCGACTCGGTCGAGGCTTATGCCCGTCAGAAAGGCCTGCCGCTACCCAACTACAACATCGAGATCAAATCGAGCCCGGCCACCGACAACGTCTACCACCCCACTCCGGCCGAGTTTGTGCCGATGGTGATGGAAATCTGCGAGCAGAAGCAACTGGGTCGCCGGTTCAACATCCAGTCGTTCGATGCCCGCCCGTTGCAACTGATTCATCAGCAGTACCCGACCGTCCGGCTCGCCTACCTCACGGGCAATGCCAAATCGGTCGATGAAAATCTGGCCGTGCTGGGTTTCAAGCCGCAGGTGTATAGCCCGTACTACAAAGGGGTCACCGCCGAAACGGTAAAAACCTGCCACGAGCAGGGCATGACCATCATTCCGTGGACGGTCAACACCAAAGCCGAAATTGACAGCCTGGTGCAATTGGGCGTCGATGGCATCATCACCGACTACCCCAACCTGTTTTAA
- a CDS encoding carboxylesterase/lipase family protein encodes MKTHSFLVALAALALPLLAVGQPKKEMAAPIVAGKDIAVVPTESGKVRGYVHNGIYTFKGIPYAKAERFMAPTKPDSWSGVRSSMTYGPVCPIDPTTSVYDEIEFPFHHDWGYMNENCLSLNVWTPQATAAQKSPAGGRPVLVWLHGGGFSAGSSVELPSYDGENMTRKGDVVVVTVNHRLNLLGFLDLSAYGEKYKSSANAGLLDLVAALQWVKANISQFGGDPGNVTIFGQSGGGGKVTSLMNAPSAKGLFHKAIVQSGSYVNSFTEKELSQKVGAAMLAELNLQPNQVDSLQKFSYERLSAASKRALRKVNESLKAENRPAFGVGWGPTLDGTFLPYQPSEPAAMELAKNVPLLVGSTKTEFGPFNPTNRVADMDAAKANLQKRFGTKTDAYLTAAKKAYPEATQPSDYVNIDINFRAGAVQQANQKAVAGAAPVYVYLFTWNSPVNDGIYKSMHCMELPFVFDNISRCEEMTGGGKEAYALADKMSRAWIAFARTGNPNHKGLPNWPAYTAQTGATMLFDNVSQIKNHPDKELLEVATGKSM; translated from the coding sequence ATGAAAACTCACTCTTTTCTTGTCGCGTTAGCGGCGCTTGCGCTGCCCCTGCTGGCAGTAGGCCAGCCCAAAAAAGAAATGGCCGCGCCGATCGTGGCTGGTAAAGACATCGCCGTTGTGCCGACCGAATCGGGCAAGGTGCGTGGGTACGTCCACAATGGCATCTACACCTTCAAAGGCATTCCCTACGCCAAGGCCGAGCGGTTTATGGCCCCCACCAAACCCGATTCGTGGTCGGGGGTACGTTCGTCGATGACCTACGGCCCCGTTTGCCCCATCGACCCCACGACCTCCGTGTATGATGAAATCGAATTCCCGTTTCATCATGATTGGGGCTACATGAACGAAAATTGCCTCAGCCTCAACGTCTGGACACCGCAGGCTACCGCTGCCCAAAAGAGCCCCGCGGGAGGCCGCCCCGTACTGGTGTGGCTGCACGGTGGTGGTTTCTCGGCCGGTTCGTCGGTGGAGCTGCCGTCCTACGACGGCGAAAACATGACCCGCAAAGGCGACGTGGTGGTCGTGACGGTCAACCACCGGCTCAACCTGCTCGGCTTTCTGGACCTGTCGGCCTACGGCGAGAAGTACAAAAGCTCGGCTAACGCCGGGCTGCTCGATCTGGTGGCGGCCCTGCAATGGGTGAAGGCCAACATCAGTCAGTTTGGCGGCGATCCGGGCAACGTGACCATCTTCGGGCAGTCGGGTGGGGGTGGCAAAGTGACCAGCCTGATGAACGCGCCGTCGGCCAAAGGGCTGTTTCACAAGGCCATCGTGCAGAGTGGGAGCTACGTGAACAGCTTCACCGAAAAAGAGCTGTCGCAGAAAGTGGGTGCCGCCATGCTGGCCGAACTGAACCTGCAACCCAACCAGGTCGATTCGCTGCAAAAATTCTCGTATGAACGCCTGAGTGCCGCTAGTAAACGGGCACTTCGGAAGGTGAACGAGTCGTTGAAAGCCGAAAACCGCCCGGCGTTCGGCGTGGGCTGGGGGCCAACCCTCGACGGGACGTTCCTGCCCTATCAGCCGTCGGAACCCGCCGCGATGGAACTGGCCAAAAATGTGCCGCTGCTGGTGGGGTCGACCAAAACCGAATTTGGCCCCTTCAACCCGACCAACCGCGTAGCCGACATGGACGCGGCCAAAGCCAACCTGCAAAAACGCTTCGGCACCAAAACCGATGCCTACCTGACCGCCGCCAAAAAAGCGTATCCTGAAGCCACCCAACCCTCCGACTACGTAAATATCGACATCAATTTCCGGGCGGGGGCTGTGCAGCAGGCTAACCAGAAAGCCGTAGCGGGTGCGGCGCCGGTCTATGTGTACCTGTTCACCTGGAATTCGCCCGTGAACGATGGTATTTATAAGTCGATGCACTGCATGGAACTGCCGTTCGTGTTTGACAACATCAGCCGTTGCGAAGAGATGACGGGGGGCGGCAAAGAGGCCTACGCGCTGGCCGACAAGATGAGCCGCGCCTGGATTGCCTTCGCCCGCACCGGCAACCCCAACCACAAAGGCTTACCCAACTGGCCCGCCTACACCGCCCAGACCGGCGCGACCATGCTGTTTGACAACGTAAGCCAGATCAAAAATCACCCCGACAAAGAACTGCTCGAAGTTGCCACCGGCAAGTCGATGTAG
- a CDS encoding alpha/beta hydrolase: MKKFVTRLAARFSPSPATRFLPAWVMLTALLAGLLSSCEDHRDPLPGQGIQSNSPKPDWGPTITPQMLAVIEELGRLAPTPLESLPPQQARQQPSFKDAVNSLLDKNNIPRPTANVTISERTITGADGAAIRAVIYTPRNATGPLPVIVYYHGGGWVIASPEVYEYSTLALAEEVGAVVVSVDYRLAPEHKFPTAHRDAFAAYKWVKNNAAAIGGNPDKVAVAGESAGGNMAVTVSMMARDSGLARPLHILSVFPVANNDLFTESYNRYANAKPLNRPLVQYFTNNYFNSPADGDSPLISLVDVANLQGLPPTTIIGAEIDPLQTEGMQLRDRLQAQGVPVTYQLYTGVTHEFFGMYAIVPEAQQAQALAATQLRNAFR, from the coding sequence ATGAAAAAGTTTGTTACCCGCCTGGCAGCGCGATTCAGCCCATCGCCAGCTACCCGCTTCTTGCCCGCCTGGGTCATGCTAACAGCCCTGCTGGCCGGGTTACTGAGTAGCTGCGAGGATCACCGCGATCCCCTGCCCGGGCAGGGAATTCAATCCAACAGCCCCAAGCCCGACTGGGGGCCAACGATCACGCCGCAGATGCTGGCGGTTATTGAAGAACTGGGCCGATTGGCACCAACGCCGCTCGAATCACTGCCACCGCAGCAGGCGCGCCAACAGCCTTCGTTCAAAGATGCTGTCAACTCCCTGCTCGATAAAAACAATATTCCCCGCCCGACGGCCAACGTGACCATCAGCGAGCGCACGATCACGGGTGCCGACGGGGCGGCTATCCGGGCGGTAATCTACACGCCACGTAACGCCACGGGGCCGCTGCCGGTGATTGTGTATTACCACGGTGGCGGTTGGGTGATTGCGAGCCCAGAGGTGTATGAATACTCGACGCTGGCCCTGGCCGAAGAGGTGGGCGCTGTTGTGGTGTCGGTCGATTACCGGCTGGCGCCCGAACACAAATTCCCGACGGCCCACCGCGATGCGTTTGCCGCTTACAAATGGGTGAAAAACAACGCCGCTGCCATTGGCGGTAATCCCGATAAGGTGGCTGTGGCGGGCGAAAGTGCCGGGGGCAACATGGCCGTTACCGTCAGCATGATGGCCCGTGATTCGGGGCTGGCGCGGCCGTTGCATATCCTGTCGGTTTTCCCGGTGGCCAACAACGATCTGTTCACCGAGTCGTATAACCGGTATGCCAACGCGAAGCCGCTCAACCGGCCACTGGTTCAGTATTTCACGAACAATTACTTTAACTCGCCGGCCGATGGCGATAGCCCGCTCATCTCGCTGGTCGACGTCGCCAACCTACAGGGTCTGCCGCCCACGACGATCATCGGTGCCGAAATCGATCCGCTGCAAACGGAGGGGATGCAACTGCGCGACAGGCTTCAGGCGCAGGGCGTGCCGGTTACGTACCAGCTATATACCGGCGTGACGCACGAATTCTTCGGTATGTATGCCATCGTCCCCGAAGCCCAGCAGGCGCAGGCCTTGGCCGCTACCCAGCTTCGCAACGCCTTCCGGTAA
- the rho gene encoding transcription termination factor Rho, which translates to MYTSSELNAKLLAELRGLASQFGIEDAAKHTKKELVTKILDNQTQPPAATPTDASAAPAPKRATSRSRKPQPDAGAPTDALPAVEADPQAPAAVAAPADTADATPARPTRQRAKRTTDVPAEAPQSVAAEPVAPVADAVAANVPTDNVPAVAEAPAEANPATDEQAGLRREPRQRLDAPRPADARQQRTGDNRFNENRPNRNDQNRNNDRFRDNNRENPRDAGNGMNRQPRPDNRGGNDLNRYSGNNRDNSGYNRPDNGGRGNDMGRSDRPQNPSQNSSNRPDRFNNQPPIPRNGQGNDASRPDQNRNMTRRELRENYRSDVNRQDPNRQQGGGQPTNPTNQPFQNRRQVRDESAFNYQGEPEEEFLTPTVVSDQTPGLTNVPPAPAAEVMPAVEADPQAPEPTDDGQGENRQQAAQPSREQTEYAARIRRQYNQYVREFDGIIENEGVLEIMPDGSYGFMRSADYNYLASPDDIYVSPSQIKLFGLKTGDTIRGTIRPPKEGEKYFALLKVITVNGKTTEEIRDRIPFEYLTPLFPDEQLKLSHRPDQYSTRVLDLFAPIGKGQRGMIVAQPKTGKTVLLKEIANAITKNHPEVYLIILLIDERPEEVTDMARSVNAEVISSTFDEQADRHVKVSSMVLEKAKRMVECGHDVVILLDSITRLARAYNTVVPSSGKILSGGVDANALHKPKRFFGAARNVENGGSLTIIATALIDTGSKMDEVIFEEFKGTGNMELQLDRRLANKRVYPSIDVMTSGTRKEDLLLDRETLQRVWILRKHMADMNPMETMDFLLDRMRGTRSNEEFLISMNR; encoded by the coding sequence ATGTATACCTCAAGCGAATTGAATGCTAAGCTCCTTGCAGAGCTGCGCGGCCTTGCCAGTCAGTTTGGTATTGAAGACGCCGCCAAACACACTAAAAAAGAATTAGTTACGAAAATTTTGGATAACCAAACCCAACCCCCCGCGGCTACACCTACCGATGCTTCCGCCGCGCCAGCGCCTAAGCGCGCTACCTCCCGTAGCCGTAAACCCCAACCCGACGCCGGTGCCCCCACCGACGCCCTGCCCGCCGTTGAGGCTGATCCGCAGGCACCCGCGGCAGTAGCTGCGCCGGCCGACACCGCCGACGCTACCCCCGCCCGGCCTACGCGCCAACGTGCCAAACGCACCACCGACGTACCTGCCGAGGCGCCTCAGTCGGTTGCCGCCGAACCAGTAGCCCCGGTAGCCGACGCAGTGGCGGCCAACGTACCTACCGACAACGTACCTGCGGTTGCAGAAGCCCCCGCCGAAGCAAACCCGGCTACCGACGAGCAGGCTGGCCTGCGGCGCGAGCCCCGGCAGCGCCTCGATGCCCCCCGCCCGGCCGATGCCCGCCAACAACGCACGGGCGATAACCGGTTCAACGAAAATCGCCCTAACCGCAATGACCAGAATCGGAACAACGACCGGTTCCGCGACAACAATCGCGAGAACCCCCGCGACGCTGGCAATGGGATGAACCGGCAGCCGCGCCCCGACAACCGCGGTGGCAACGACCTAAACCGGTATTCGGGTAATAACCGTGATAACAGTGGCTATAATCGGCCCGATAACGGCGGACGTGGCAATGATATGGGCCGTAGCGATCGCCCGCAGAATCCGTCACAAAACTCGTCGAACCGGCCGGATCGTTTTAACAACCAGCCACCAATACCGCGCAATGGGCAGGGCAACGACGCCAGTCGGCCGGATCAGAACCGGAACATGACCCGCCGCGAACTGCGCGAAAACTACCGCAGCGATGTAAACCGCCAGGATCCGAATCGGCAGCAGGGCGGTGGCCAACCGACTAACCCAACGAATCAGCCGTTTCAGAACCGCCGTCAGGTACGTGACGAATCGGCGTTCAATTACCAGGGTGAGCCCGAGGAGGAGTTTCTGACGCCAACCGTGGTGTCGGACCAAACCCCCGGCCTGACCAACGTACCCCCGGCTCCGGCCGCCGAGGTAATGCCCGCTGTCGAAGCCGATCCGCAGGCCCCCGAACCGACCGACGATGGGCAGGGTGAGAACCGGCAGCAGGCCGCGCAGCCCAGTCGCGAACAAACCGAATATGCCGCCCGCATCCGCCGCCAATACAACCAGTATGTGCGCGAATTCGATGGTATCATCGAGAACGAGGGCGTACTGGAAATCATGCCCGACGGTAGCTACGGCTTCATGCGTTCGGCCGATTATAACTACCTCGCCAGCCCCGACGATATTTACGTGTCGCCGTCGCAGATCAAGCTGTTCGGCCTGAAAACGGGCGATACCATCCGGGGTACCATCCGGCCACCCAAAGAAGGGGAGAAGTATTTCGCCCTGCTGAAGGTGATTACCGTCAATGGCAAAACGACCGAGGAAATCCGCGACCGGATTCCGTTTGAGTACCTTACCCCGCTCTTCCCCGACGAGCAACTGAAACTCAGCCACCGGCCCGACCAATATTCGACCCGCGTGCTCGACCTGTTTGCGCCGATCGGTAAAGGGCAGCGCGGTATGATCGTGGCCCAGCCCAAAACGGGTAAAACCGTGCTGCTGAAAGAAATCGCCAACGCCATTACCAAAAACCATCCTGAGGTATACCTGATCATTCTGCTGATCGACGAACGCCCCGAGGAGGTAACCGACATGGCCCGCAGCGTGAACGCCGAGGTTATTTCGTCGACCTTCGACGAACAGGCCGACCGCCACGTGAAGGTGTCGAGCATGGTGCTGGAAAAAGCGAAACGGATGGTCGAGTGTGGCCACGACGTGGTGATCCTGCTCGACTCGATTACGCGGCTGGCGCGGGCCTACAACACGGTGGTGCCGTCGTCGGGTAAGATTCTATCGGGTGGTGTCGATGCCAACGCGCTGCACAAACCCAAGCGGTTCTTCGGGGCCGCCCGGAACGTGGAAAACGGTGGTTCGCTCACCATCATCGCTACGGCCCTGATCGACACCGGCTCAAAAATGGACGAGGTGATTTTTGAAGAATTCAAAGGCACCGGCAACATGGAACTCCAACTGGACCGCCGTCTGGCCAACAAGCGCGTATACCCATCCATCGATGTAATGACGTCGGGCACGCGGAAAGAAGACCTGCTGCTTGACCGCGAAACGCTGCAACGCGTCTGGATTCTGCGCAAACACATGGCCGACATGAACCCCATGGAAACGATGGATTTCCTGCTCGACCGCATGCGCGGCACCCGCAGCAACGAAGAATTCCTGATCTCGATGAACCGCTAG